TTCATGTGTTGGATATGACATTGGAGCAAGAAGAGTATTTTTCATCGCTTGTAGAGCGGCACCTTAAAGAAGCAAACTCAGCTGGGGATGCATTTGTTCGTTTGCAGCGTTCGTTGAACTCGGTTATGGCAGAGGTGAATCGAGGTAATCAATGAGCGAAATTGCGTTAGTGTGAAGCTGATACTGTGACGCACTAGGCTGTGAATAGGTGTGAGCTTTAGCCTGTATGCTTATCAATCGGTCACTAAAAAGCCCCGTTATCCTGATGGAACGGGGCCTTTATTATTTGCCTATCACCTAGTGTTATTTCTCAACCTAAGCTGGTTTGACATAGCGGACCATCGGATGATGGGGGTATGTCTGTCTGCAGCCAAAGTTAATAACGATTACACGTGGCAACTAGCGTTATGGAGGTTATAAAATACTGTCGATATCGTAATCTAAACTGCCATCAATATCCTGCAGCTCTTTAAGTAGCCGCTTTTTATCGTTGAGAGCTTCAATTTCACGCCATTTGCGTTTTTTCCCTGAGCTTCTGCTGCGGGAAGGTTTTTCGACGACCGAATCCAGTGCACTACCATAATCCAATCGATCCATGGCGACCTCCTGTGTGTTTTATGTCTTGTCAGCATTGTTGATACCATAATCCACAAAAATGATGCAATAAAAATGTTTCATAAAAGTTAAATTTTAAGGTTTTGAGCACAAAATCTTATGCTGAGCTGTATAGGAATGTCAGAGGAATATCGTGTTTCTTGGGCGTTGATGGCCAGCGGGGGGAAGTTATTTAAAATAAATTTTTATGCAAGCGCCATTAAAATGGTAATAAAAAAGCCGGCAATGCCGGCTTTTTTCGAGGAGTCGTCTAGATATTACCTTTGCGGAACAGATTAATCAGCCCATTGCTGGAGGCATCAAGTTCAGTGGCATCCTGCGGTGCAGCCAAGCGAGCTAATACATCATTACCTAGTGTCTTACCCAGCTCAACGCCCCACTGATCAAAGGAGTTGATATCCCAAATTGCACCTTGAACAAAGGTGCGGTGTTCATACAGTGCAATCAGTGCCCCTAAAGTTGCCGGGGTGAGCTTATCCATCAAAATGGTATTACTCGGTTTATTGCCAGTCATAACTTTATGTTTGGCAATCAGCTCCTTATCTTTGGCATCCAAGGTCGATGAGGATAATTCTGCCAGGGCTTCAGACAAGGTTCGACCTTGCATGAGGGCTTGAGTTTGACCAAAACAGTTGGAAGCCAGTTGGGCATGATGCTCACCCAGAGGATTATGGCTTTGCAGCGGCAGAATAAAATCTGCTGGGATCAGTGCCGTTCCTTGGTGGATCAACTGATGATAGGCATGCTGACCATTAGTGCCCTCTCCACCCCATATGACAGGTCCAGTGGCGTAATCCACATCCTCACCAGCCAAGGTGACATGTTTACCATTACTTTCCATATCCAATTGCTGGAAATAGGCTGGTAGACCACGCAAGTAGTGATCGTAAGTCAGTACCACATGGGACTGAGCCTGATGGAAGTTGCTGTACAGTACTGACAGCAGCCCCATAATAACAGGCATATTGGCATTGAGTGGAGCAGAGGCAAAGTGGTTATCCATGTTTCTGGCACCTTGCAACAAGGCGCGGAAATTATCCATGCCAATCATCACTGCAATAGGTAACCCAATGGCAGACCACAGCGAATAGCGACCACCAACCCAGTCCCACATTGGGAAAATATTAGCGGCATCAATACCAAATTCTGTTGCTTTAACCACATTAGATGTTACAGCCACAAAATGTTTGGCGATGTCTTGCTGACTGCCACCGGCACGGATAAACCAATCTTTGGCACTGAGAGTATTAGTCAGGGTTTCTTGGGTACCGAATGATTTGGATGACATGATAAACAGAGTTGTTTCATGATCCAATTTAGCCAGTTTTTCGCTAATGGCTGTGCCATCAACATTAGCCACATAATGGCAGCGCAGATGCTCTGTCCAGTATGGCTTTAATGCTTCGGAGACAATTTTGGGCCCTAAAAAAGAGCCGCCGATACCGATACTGACAACATCTGTAATGGTTTTACCGGTATATCCCTGCCAGCGCCCTTCTCGTAATGCACCAACAAATTCTGCCATTTTTGCCAAAGTTTGTTGTACTTCAGGTACCACATTAACGCCATCGACACGAATGTCTGCGCTAGCTTCGGCTCGCAGAGCGGTATGCAATACCGCTCTGTGTTCCGTAGTGTTGATAATCTCACCTTGGAACATGGCCTTTACTTTATTGCTTAAACCGGTTTCTTCAGCCAGTTGTAGCAATAGAGACCAAGTTTTGTCATCTACTCGGTTTTTAGAATAATCAAGAAATAACCCTGCGGCCTGCAGTGACATGTCATCAAAACGGCCCGGATGTTGTGCAAACAGTTCACGCATATGCGCAACCTGTTGGCTGTGTTCAGCCAAAGCTTGCCAAGCTTTGGTTTGCGTCAGTAACGGCATATTTGCTCTCCTTCAGCAATTACTTCTGCAGACGAGTTTGCAGCATAGCTTCAAGTTTGCCCTGATCAATTGCAAAGTTGCGAATACCTTCGGCCAATTTTTCAACGGCCATTGCATCTTGGTTCAGTTCCCAACGGAATTCAGCTTCGCTCATCATGGCGCCTGGTGCAGTCACAGTGTGGTTATTGACCAGTTTTGCCGTTACTGCTGTGGTGCTATTGGCTAATTCTTCCAACAAAGATGGGCCAATGGTTAAGCGATCGCAGCCGGCCAGTTCCAAGATTTCGCCGGTATTACGGAAGCTGGCTCCCATAACAACAGTTTTATAACCATGCTGTTTGTAGTAGTTATAGATTTCGGTAACTGAAATTACACCTGGATCTTGCTCCGCAGTGTAATCGGTACCTGTGTCTTTTTTATACCAGTCTAAGATACGACCAACGAAAGGTGAGATCAGGTAAACACCGGCCTCTGCACAGGCTCTGGCTTGGGCGAAGCTGAACAGCAGGGTCAGGTTACAGTTGATACCTTCTAGTTCCAGTTCTCGAGCCGCGCAGATACCTTCCCAAGTTGATGCCAGTTTGATCAGAATACGTGATTTATCAATACCAGCTTCTTGATACAGACGTACCAGTTTATGGGCCTTGGCAATGGAACCTTGCTGATCGAATGATAGACGGGCATCGACTTCGGTAGAAATGCGGCCAGGAATAGTTTTCAGAATTTCAACACCGATATTGACGGCTAATTTGTCCCCCGCATCTTCAATTTGCTGAGCCAGATCTTGGCTTTGAGATTTTGCCCAGTTAATTGCATCATCAATTAAGCCTGTATATTCGGGAATTTGGGCGGCTTTTAACACCAGAGACGGGTTGGTCGTAGCATCTTCCGGCGCATAGCGTTTGATTGCTTCAATATCACCGGTATCCGCAACAATAGTCGTCAGGGATTTCAGTTGCTCTAAGGTATTGGCCATGGAAAAATATCCTTCTCTGTTACTGCATGATTTCAAAGAAAAGCTGACCCGTGGTCAGGCGATTCCTGTCTTACTTTTCAACCACAACTGAAAGTAAACAACAAAGAGTTGATGACTCAAGCATGGCAAGATATTCAGTGTGGTCATCTGGTTAAGCCGCTAAAGGCTTATTACTCCGAGGCGTACAGTGTAAACTTTGCAATGGGAAATGGGCAGGATAATTTTGTTAATTTAATCGGCTTTTACTCGTTATGCTGAATTTGCTTTTTTTTTGGTAAAAAACTTACTAAATCATGGTGGATGTCGCACAGTAAAAACAGTTATTTCTGATGTGGTTAGCTCTAATCTAGTGGCCAGGAAATGCTGCTCATATCATGCGGGAGTGTCTGAGTTGAATTGCGCTGATTTCTGACCATAATTCGGACCACGGATATAAGACCATTAAGTTATATCGCTATTCTGTGATATAATCTGCAGCTCTATCGCATAATGCTGGAAGAATTTGCAGCTAATGCCATGATTTCATGGGTTGTTCATGAAATATCTACGATTAAGCGAGGTAAAGGCTATCCTGATTGCGTATTTGCTGAAATATTGAGGTGATTGTTGTATTTTGGCGCGCAAGGTCATTAAGTTTTACCTGAACTGCTAGTCAACTGTTACTAAATTCATGTATTTATAACGTGTGATTTTTGAAAAAATGCACCCTATGGTGTTTTTTTGTGTAACTTTTATGTCTGTTAAATGGTTAATTGCGAGATGGATCACGCGGATTTTTAAAATCCATGTGCTATTTTGCTCTACCGAATGCGGCACCCTTACCACAGTTATTGGTACGGCAGGATAAATTCGAAAAGAAAACGCCGCCATTCACGCTTTTTTAACAGGAAGGATTTCATTCATTTCAAACTTTTATCAGGTCAGTAATGATTCGCTAAAGGTTTGTGACGGGAAGAAGTAAAACGATATGTTAGAGACAACAGTTAATTTCCTGAACGCATTGCTATGGGGTAAGTTACTGGTTTATGGCCTAGTTGGGGCCGGACTGTACTTCACCATCAGATTGGCGTTCATCCAGTTAACCTATTTTAAGCATTCCATCAAAGTGATGACCATGAGTCGTCAGGGATGTGAGAGTGGCTTGTCCTCTTTCCAGGTTTTCTGTACCAGTATGGCGGCTCGAGTGGGTGCGGGTAATATGGCTGGTGTGGCCGTGGCGATTGGTGCTGGTGGCCCTGGTGCGGTGTTTTGGATGTGGCTAATCGCCATGTTAGGTATGGCGACTGCGATGGTTGAATCTACCTTAGCCCAAGTGTACAAAACGCGCGATCATGATAATCAGTTCCGTGGTGGTCCTGCTTATTACATGGAAAAAGGGTTAGGGCAGCGTTGGATGGGAATGTTGTTTTCAGTATTCCTGATCATCGCATTTGGATTGGTCTTTAACGCAGTACAAGCGAACACTATCACAGGTGCTATGGACGTTGTCTTCAGTGTTAGTCCACTGTATATGGGCATTTTCCTTGTCATTACTTCGGCATTTGTCATTGTCGGCGGTTTACGCAAAGTCGCTAAAGTCTCCGAAATCGTCGTTCCGATTATGGCTGTAGCTTATATTTTGATTGCATTTGTGATTGTTGCGTCAAATATTGAGCAGCTGCCAGGCATCTTAATGCTGATTATTAAAAGTGCATTTGGCTGGCAGGAAGTGGCTGCCGGTGGTGTGGCTTATACTGTGGCGCAGGCGATGCAGTCAGGTATTGCTCGAGGCCTATTTTCAAACGAAGCTGGTATGGGCTCTGCTGCCAACGTTGCTGCCAGTGCTTCCCCAAATCCGAATCACCCCGCATCTCAGGGTTTTGTTCAGATGATCGGCGTGTTTTCTGACACTATTGTTATCTGTACGGCCACTGCGGCGATCATTTTACTGTCTGGTGATGTGACATCTGGCAGTGATGGTATCAAGATGACGATCAGTGCTATGACTGGACATGTTGGTACTTGGGGCGGTGCATTTGTGGCAATTGCTATTCTGCTATTCTGCTTTACCTCGATTATTGCTAATTACTCGTATGCTGAAACAAACGTACTGTTTTTGTCTGGTAACAGCCGTAAAGTTTTGCCGCTGTTCCGCGTATGTGTATTGGGCATGGTGATGTTTGGCGCCGTTGCCAAGATTGATTTGGTATGGAATCTGGCCGACGTATCTATGGGGCTTATGGCAACAGTGAATATTATTGCCTTAGTGCTGTTGTCCGGTTTAGCGATTCGGGTTATCAATGATTACCGGGATCAAATTAAAGCCGGTAAGGTACCTGAGTTTGATCGCAGTAAGTTTCCTGAATTGCAGGAGCAGGTTAGTGAAGATATCTGGCCGGATTTAAGCCCTAATGAGGCTGAGCAGATTAAATCTTAATATTGGTGCATAGCCAATAACGGTTGAGACAATCTTAAAAACTACGCTATTTGGCGTGGTTTTTTTTATATCGATCAGTATGATATTTGTTATTAACACCGCGTTTATCTGCAAATGAAAAATGCTGATATAGCGTTATATCCCCAGAGATGAGTAGCTAGTGGTATAGGGATATTGACGCCGATTCATTGTATTAATATCAAGGAGATTGGAGCATGTTGATCGTGATTTCACCGGCTAAAACGTTGGATTATGAGCATCCTGCTGGAACTGAGCAGTTTTCGCTACCGACATTATTGGAACAAAGTCAGGTATTGATAGATGTTTGTCGAACTATGACTCCTGCTCAGATCGCTTCGTTGATGAAAGTTAGCGATAAAATTGCTGGATTAAATGCGGCTCGTTTTGCCCAGTGGCAAGCAGAGTTTACCCCAGAGAATGCTAAACAGGCGATATACGCTTTTCGTGGTGATGTGTACACAGGGTTAGATGCTGACTCGATGGAGGCTGTACAGTTGTCCTATGCACAGCAACATCTACGCATCCTATCCGGGCTATATGGTTTATTAAAGCCGTTGGATCTAATGCAGCCATATCGCTTGGAGATGGGGACAAGCTTGGCAAATCCAAGGGGGAAAAACTTATATATGTTCTGGGGCGATATCATTACTGATGCGATTAATGATGCCTTAGCGCAGCAGGGAGATGATATTTTAGTTAACTTGGCATCTAATGAATATTTTAAAGCAGTGAAGCCGAGCAAGATCCAGGGCCAAATTATTTCCCCTATTTTTAAAGATTATAAAAATGGGCAATATAAAGTCATCAGTTTCTATGCTAAAAAAGCGCGTGGTTTGATGAGTCGATACATCATTGATAATCATATCAAAACAGTGGATGAATTAACTCAGTTTGATGTTGATGGTTATTATTACAGCCCCGAGTTATCTACATCTGCAGCGCCATTGTTTTTGCGTGATGGGCAATAACAAGGCTTCATTGTTATGACTATGACTCACGGATGAGCAATATTGCTGAGGCGATTCTTCAATGTATGACTTGCATTTAATAGTTACAGCATGTGTGTTATGAGCTGAGTGTATTGTACATAAATTGAGATGTTTGTTGTCTTTATGCTTCATCTCAGAGCTTCTATGCCCATGCTCAAGGGGGAGGATAACCGAAATGGGACGATATAAGAACCAATCTTCTTTATAGGTTTCGTTATCTTAGCGGTTAATTTTGTTAGCAATGATCAAGCATCATCTAGATGTTTTTGACTTAACTCATAGTGAATTTGCTCAATTTTAGCCACGAGAGAGTGATTGCAACACTGACAGCATATCAATGATTTCTCTGTTTTCTTCCGTCAAGTCCTTAGGGGCTGTTGACGTTTCGTGATTAAATTTTGTTCGAGATAAAGCGTTTTAATCGCGGCGAGTGGTTTGCCGCCTAGTTATTCTAAGCAAGAACCGCTCAACAAAGCGTAAAACGCTTTTGGCCGAACCCTGCGGGCAGCGTTTGAGGCTCCTTTCTACTGCGTTATCGGCTTATCAGGTGGCGCAACTACCTATCAAAGCCTCTGCCTGGTATAAAGCATCCTCAAATCGCTGCAAAAACAAACTTGAAAGGTCAACAGACCCTAGACATTATCAAGTGAACATGTGACTTAGGTAAATACTTCTGAGCTGGCTCAGCCCCAGAGTTGGAGCAAATGTTGTTTCATTACCCTGTGCATGTCATTGAGCACAATTACGCACCTAATACTGGTGATTCTCTTTATATCAGGGTTCTAGAGCCTTTAAATGCTCAAATGCTGGTCGTAAGTCGGTATTAAGCTGTGCAAAAGCATAACAGACGCGCTGATAACGTAAGGGTTCTCTTGCTTGCCGACGGCATGCTTTAGTTTGTCGGTGATCTAGGTTGCTCAATCCTATTGCATTGAGGTTTTATGTTGGTGATGCGGCTTTTTATTTGACTGCGGTTAGAAACCATTACCATGAGCGAGTAGTAATCGCTTTGCTACATTTTGATTTTTAAAAGAGGCATTTTCTTATTAGGCAAAGGAGAGCAGGTAGGATAGCAGTCAAATTAAGCGGCTGAATATGTTAGTTTTCATCAGAATTAATGAATAGTTTTACATACATCCCATTTTTAAAAACAATCTAGTAAAAAGTGTGGTTTATGTCCCGACTCAATCTGTAAGGCGGGGCTATATTAGGTTCGGGGTTTGTATTAGGAGAAATAGCTCGTCATGAATATCGAATTAATGCAACAACGAGCAGATCACGCTGTCGTACTTTTAAAAGCGCTAGCCAATGAGCGCCGTTTATTTATTTTGTGTTACCTGCTAAATGAAGGTGAGATGTGCGTTGGAGAGATGAATAAAAAACTGGGTTTAAGCCAGTCCGCGTTATCTCAGCACTTAGCTTGGTTACGTAAAGATAATTTAGTTACGACTCGCAAGGAAGCTCAAACTGTTTACTATTCACTGAAAAGTGAAGAGGTAAAAGCTGTCATTCAATTACTGCATGATATGTACAGTCGTTAACTTTGTATATATTTGCAACTCAGAAACTTGGTCGTCATTACTGGTTTGTTTTATTGAATGGTGGGTACTGTAGCGGCAATGATTGGGCTTAAACTGTGTGGGCGAGTCTGATAAATTATCTTTTTGGTATTTGTTTAGTTTGCAGTAAGTACTGTTTGAAGCATTTATCGGTTGATATCATTTGTCGCCGGTAAATGCTTTTGTATTTAAAATAAATAGAATAGTTAAAAGACAATAATGTTACATGCCTATGCACTTTGCTCAGCATGAGTTCATAGGTGAATGAAAAATAGCTATATTTAACAGCCGCATAGGAATTTGTTTTTCTATTCTTCTGCGATTAAAACGATAAATGAACTCATTGAGGTATTCCTGTACATATTTTTTGGATATTCCGTGGAATGTGCCCTGAATAAATGTTTTCAGGTTGCTAATGGCGATATGTACCCACGGGAGCCACTCATCAACCAATTCTTTCGGCGTCACTCTGGCTTCGTGATGCTGGGTTTTATCAATGATAGTCAATGCACGTAGCCCATCTGAGCGAACATATTGATTGGGGAGAATATGCGCTTGCACAAATTGCTCGACACTTTGGTGGCTGATACGGTTAACAGCCTGCATGGCAATATAGCCGGCTCGTTCACCTTGGGTTTCAACGGCCACAATTATCGGTGTTTTCCCTGCCGCGCCTCGACCACGTTTACCTTTTTGTTTGCCGCCAACCAAGCAATCATCCAATTCTATGTTGCCAGATAACCAATACAGTCTGTCTCTGTGCCCCATTGCGATACGCAATTTTTTCAGTATCAACCTTGCCGTTCGCCAGTTAACTTCAATGAGCTTTTTGAGCCGTAATGCTGATATTCCGCCTTTGTCTGACCCTATAAAATAAATGGCCGTAAACCATTTAGACAGCGGGATATGCGTGCCGTGAAACAGCGTGTCAGATGTCACGGATGTTTGCTTATGGCACTGACAGCATTCATAAAGCTCACGGGTATGGATTTGATAGGCTTGACGATGACCACATTTAGGGCAGATAAATCCATCCGGCCATCGCTGCATTTTCAGGTAATCAAGACAGGCATTTTCTGAATGAAATTGACGTTGCCAATCTATAAAGCTCATTTCTGACATGTTCATCATAAAACCCTCCACAAGAAGCGATTTATGGTTCTATATTACGCCCAAACTGACCGAGGTGCATAGGCATGTAATGTTATTGATAACTAAGCTAATTATCCCGGTAGTTTTGTTGTTTTGACAACTATTAATATTGAACTGACTAAGTTGAAGATATAAAAAAACCGGCGAATGCCGGTTTTTTTTATCTGTCGATAAGAATTAAGCAACCAGTGCTTTGATCTTAGCGTTCAGACGAGCCTTATGACGGGCAGCCTTGTTCTTGTGGATCAGGCCTTTAGTTGCCATACGGTCAACGATTGGTTGTGCAGCAGCGAAAGCTTCAACAGCAGCAGCGTGATCGCCAGCTTTGATAGCAGCGATAACTTTTTTAACGTAGGTACGCAGCATAGAACGACGGCTTGCGTTGTGCTGACGACGCTTTTCAGATTGAAGCGCGCGCTTCTTTGCAGTCTTGCTATTAGCCAAGGTGCAACTCCTAAAAATGGGTTTAATACTTTCAAAGGCCGAGGAATATGCCTGTACTTTGCCATTTTGTCAATGGCAATGATTGAATATCCATCATAAAGACAAATTAATTCAACCTGACTTGGCTATCCCCAACCCAACTCATGTAAAATGTGGCGTAATTCTATCAGTAAAAATAGCGGTATGACAGGACTGGATTGAATTTTTGCAGCCCTGCACAAATTCTTTTCGGCCTATTTGGGGGTCTTTTGAGTAAAAAACTACTGAGGTCTGGCTTGATTGTTAGTGCCATGACCTTGATTTCACGTGTCCTCGGTTTGGTGCGGGATGTGGTGATAGCCAATTTGATGGGGGCCGGCAGCAGTGCCGATGTATTCTTTTTTGCCAATAAAATCCCCAATTTTCTTCGTCGCCTATTTGCCGAAGGTGCGTTTGCTCAAGCATTTGTACCGGTACTCACAGAATACCAAGAAAAAGAATCTCCGGATGCGACACGTGAGCTGCTATCGAAAGTGTGCGGTACGCTTGGGGTGTTGGTGACAGTCGTCACCTTAGTCGGTGTTATTGCTTCCCCTGTGCTGGCTGCGTTGTTTGGTACTGGGTGGTTTGTCGCTTGGTTACATGGTGAGCCTGCCGGCGCTAAATTTGAATTGGCGGCCATGGTATTGAAAATTACTTTTCCTTACCTGTGGTTTATTACTTTTACGGCATTGGCGGGCTCGGTACTCAATACTCGGGGACGTTTTGCGGTATCAGCCTTTACGCCAGTTTTTCTTAATGTCGCGATTATTGCTGCTGCAATTTACCTTGCGCCGGGGATGACTCAGCCTGAAATTGGCTTAGGGATTGGTGTCTTTGTTGGTGGATTGGTGCAGTTTCTGTTCCAAATCCCATTTTTACTGCGGGAGAATGCACTCGTTAAGCCCAGTTGGGGCTGGCATCATCCCGGAGTCGTTAAAATCCGAACCCTGATGTTGCCGGCTCTATTTGGGGTATCTGTTTCACAGATAAATCTTTTGCTTGATACTTTTATTGCCAGTTTTCTGATGACGGGGTCAATTAGCTGGCTGTATTATTCTGATCGTTTGCTGGAATTTCCCTTGGGATTGTTTGGTATTGCCATTGCTACGGTGATCTTACCTGCACTGTCGAAAAAGCATGTGAATGCGCACAGTGAGGGCTTTTCCCAAACGATGGACTGGGGGGTTCGGGCTATTTTGCTACTGGGACTGCCAGCGATGTTGGGCTTAATTGTATTGGCTCAACCCATGTTGATGGTGCTGTTTATGCGCGGTGCTTTCAGCCTCAATGATGTGCAAATGGCATCTTACTCTTTGATGGCTTATGGCAGCGGCCTGCTGAGTTTTATGATGGTAAAAGTCTTGGCGCCGGGCTATTACTCCAGGCAAGACACCAAAACGCCGGTAAGGTATGGCATTGTCGCGATGTTGAGCAATATGGTCTTCAACCTGATTTTTGCGATTCCGTTCGGTTATGTTGGCTTAGCGATTGCGACTTCGCTGTCTGCGTTGTTAAACGGCACTATGTTATATCGAGGTTTGAAAGCCAAAGGGGTCTATCAATTCAGCCGTTATACTTGGGTCTTTTTTGCTAAAGTCCTCGTGTCAGCCTTGGTGATGGTTGGTGTGTTGGTTTGGTTACTGCCTTCGCAACAGAGTTGGATGGCTTGGCATATTGGTGAACGGGGTTGGCATTTGGTGCGGTTGATTTGCGCCGGAACGATTAGCTATCTGTTGATGCTGTTATTGTTGGGTATCCGGCCATGGAAAATGAAAGCCAAATCTAGCGCAGTGTGACAGTGGTTTCACTCTGGGGTTGAGTTAGCCGCCAAACTCGCATCTTGGGCGGGCTTGGGTATATAATCCCACGATTTCCGTCTGGCAGTCGTTGAAAGTAAAATGGAACTCATTCGCGGTATTTATAATATTCTGCCAGCACACCATGGTTGTGTGCTGACAATCGGCAATTTTGATGGGGTTCACCGAGGTCATGCTGAGGTTATCACCAGATTGCTGGCGAAGGCCAAGCAATATAAATTGCCTGCGACTGTCATGCTGTTTGAACCCCAACCACAGGAATTGTTTCGGGGCTGTGATGCCCCGGCTAGGCTCAGCTTGCTGCGGGATAAATTGATGCTGCTTGAAGAGCTTGGCGTTGATCGCGTGGTATGTGTTAACTTTAACCACAAATTTGCTGATATTCCTGCAGATGATTTTATCAATGAGTTGCTGGTAAAGCGCTTGGGCGTCAAATATCTAGTGGTTGGGGATGATTTCTGTTTTGGCCGCGGCCGCAAAGGCAATTTTGCTATGTTGCAGCAGGCTGGTGAACGGCAGGGATTTGCGGTGGAAAATACCCGTAGTTTTCTGCTCGGCGATCACCGGGTCAGTTCCACGGCAGTACGTCAGCAGTTGGCATTGGGACATTTAGAACAGGCTCGGCGGCTCTTGGGGCATCCATACACGATTAGTGGCCGAGTAGCCCATGGACAGAAAATCGGGCGGACGATAGGATTTCCCACGGCAAATGTGGCGCTCAAGCGTAATGTTGTGCCGGTTCGGGGGGTTTTTGCTGTTCGGGTATATTGGTCGGACAGTGACATATATGAAGGGGTTGCCAATATTGGCTTTCGCCCCACAGTGCAGGGACAAATCTGCCAATTAGAGGTTCATCTGTTTGATTTTGATGGTGACCTTTATGGCAAACATGTTGAAGTGGAACTGGTGGCAAAAATCCGTGATGAGCAGCCATTCCAATCTCTGGATGCACTGAAACAACAAATCTTGAAAGATGTGAATGAAGCGAAAGCTTTGTTCAGCAACGATGCAAGCTGATCAGCAGGCTATTCCTGTTGAATTAATGGTATAGGATCAATGAGCGACTATAAATCTACTCTGAATTTGCCGGAAACTGAGTTTCCGATGCGAGGCAATCTGGCCAACCGTGAGCCGGAAATGTTGAAACGCTGGACACAGGATGGCCTGTATCAACAAATCCGTGAAAGCCGTACCGGTGCCAAGCCTTTTATCCTGCATGATGGCCCACCATACGCCAACGGCAGTATTCACATTGGTCACTCTGTAAACAAGATCCTGAAAGATATTATTATCAAGTCTAAAACCCTGTCTGGCTTTGATGCGCCATATGTACCAGGGTGGGACTGTCATGGTTTGCCAATTGAACTGAAAGTGGAACAGAAAGTTGGCAAACCGGGCCAGAAGATTTCTGCGGCGGAATTCCGTGAAGAATGCCGCAAATATGCCCGTACCCAAGTTGAAGGTCAGCGTGATGACTTTATTCGTTTAGGGGTATTGGGTGATTGGAATAAGCCTTATCTGACCATGGATTTTGGCACTGAAGCCAATATCATTCGTTCACTGTCTAAAGTGATCGAAAATGGTCACCTGCATAAAGGTGTGAAGCCAGTACATTGGTGTACTGACTGTGGCTCTGCATTGGCTGAGGCCGAAGTAGAATATGAAGATAAAACCTCTCCAGCCATTGATGTTGCATTCACTGCCGTTGATAGTGCTGCCATTGCAGCAAAATTTG
This region of Shewanella sp. NFH-SH190041 genomic DNA includes:
- the rpsT gene encoding 30S ribosomal protein S20 translates to MANSKTAKKRALQSEKRRQHNASRRSMLRTYVKKVIAAIKAGDHAAAVEAFAAAQPIVDRMATKGLIHKNKAARHKARLNAKIKALVA
- the murJ gene encoding murein biosynthesis integral membrane protein MurJ, which codes for MSKKLLRSGLIVSAMTLISRVLGLVRDVVIANLMGAGSSADVFFFANKIPNFLRRLFAEGAFAQAFVPVLTEYQEKESPDATRELLSKVCGTLGVLVTVVTLVGVIASPVLAALFGTGWFVAWLHGEPAGAKFELAAMVLKITFPYLWFITFTALAGSVLNTRGRFAVSAFTPVFLNVAIIAAAIYLAPGMTQPEIGLGIGVFVGGLVQFLFQIPFLLRENALVKPSWGWHHPGVVKIRTLMLPALFGVSVSQINLLLDTFIASFLMTGSISWLYYSDRLLEFPLGLFGIAIATVILPALSKKHVNAHSEGFSQTMDWGVRAILLLGLPAMLGLIVLAQPMLMVLFMRGAFSLNDVQMASYSLMAYGSGLLSFMMVKVLAPGYYSRQDTKTPVRYGIVAMLSNMVFNLIFAIPFGYVGLAIATSLSALLNGTMLYRGLKAKGVYQFSRYTWVFFAKVLVSALVMVGVLVWLLPSQQSWMAWHIGERGWHLVRLICAGTISYLLMLLLLGIRPWKMKAKSSAV
- the ribF gene encoding bifunctional riboflavin kinase/FAD synthetase, with the protein product MELIRGIYNILPAHHGCVLTIGNFDGVHRGHAEVITRLLAKAKQYKLPATVMLFEPQPQELFRGCDAPARLSLLRDKLMLLEELGVDRVVCVNFNHKFADIPADDFINELLVKRLGVKYLVVGDDFCFGRGRKGNFAMLQQAGERQGFAVENTRSFLLGDHRVSSTAVRQQLALGHLEQARRLLGHPYTISGRVAHGQKIGRTIGFPTANVALKRNVVPVRGVFAVRVYWSDSDIYEGVANIGFRPTVQGQICQLEVHLFDFDGDLYGKHVEVELVAKIRDEQPFQSLDALKQQILKDVNEAKALFSNDAS